In Bradyrhizobium sp. WBOS07, the genomic window CGGGGTAGCAAAGCTTCAGCACGATTCCTGATATGGCCACGCACCAGACGCCGGCGAGCAGCACCAGCGCGAAGCCGCTGTCCTTCACCTCCAGGATGAACGGCGTGTAGGTCGCTGCGATCAGGAGATAGATCGCGGAATGGTCGAACCGGCGCAGCAGCCATTTGGCCGGCGACACCGGCCAGAGGTTATAGGTCGCCGACAGCACCAGCATCGAGAGCAGGCCGGCGATGTAGATCGAGACGCCGACGACGTCGGTCGCGTCGGCATAGATCGCCGTCAGCACCACCAGCACGGTGGCCGCGACGATGCCGGCGAGCACTCCGATCGCGTGGACGACGCCGTCGGCGATGAGTTCGGCGCGGTCGTAGTGCCAGCCCATGGCGTCGGCCGCGGCGTGGACAGAGCTGGAGGCAAGCTGTTTCAGTTGGAAGACGGTCATGGCAATCCGCAAAAAGAGGTGATGCCCTCTGCTATGGGTGTTTCGGGATCGGCGCGTCGTTCAAACGGCTGATTCTCCGACAAAGGCGGTGGAAGTATGGAGCTTGATTTTCCTCACGCAATTGCCACTTTTGTGAACGGCCGCACATTCCTCCCGCCCCGGATCCTCTAACGTTCAGATGGCATTCAGTTTCCAGGATATGGTCGAAGAAGCGCGGCTGTCCGCGCAGGCGCTGATCGACTATGGCGAGCACTTCTTCAATCCGACGGTGCGGTTAGGCGTTACCGGCCTGTCGCGGGCGGGCAAGACCGTGTTCATCACCGCGCTGATCCACGGCCTCACCCGTGGCGGCCGGTTTCCGGTGTTCGAAGCCTATGCCTCGGGCCGGATCGCGCGGGCGCATCTGGCGCCGCAGCCCGACGATGCCGTGCCGCGCTTTGCCTATGAGAGCCATCTGCACGCGCTGGTCGAGGAGCGGCGCTGGCCGAACTCGACCGTCGACATCAGCGAGCTCCGGCTCGTGATCGAGTACCAGCGCCCGAACGGCGCCGACCGCACGCTGACGCTCGACATCGTCGACTATCCCGG contains:
- a CDS encoding hemolysin III family protein — translated: MTVFQLKQLASSSVHAAADAMGWHYDRAELIADGVVHAIGVLAGIVAATVLVVLTAIYADATDVVGVSIYIAGLLSMLVLSATYNLWPVSPAKWLLRRFDHSAIYLLIAATYTPFILEVKDSGFALVLLAGVWCVAISGIVLKLCYPGRFDRVSVGIYLAMGWSGVMLYDAVVRALPALALGFILAGGLLYSFGVIFHAWRRLRFQNAIWHGFVLAGAACHYTAVLDLVLS